TATAGTAATCTTGTAAAGTCAATCGAGGAGTTATTGATGGAATTTATTAGTAAGATAGCCATAAATAAAGGCTGGTCAGATGATAAAAAATATTGTGTTACAAACCACCAGAACCATCAAAAATATTTATTGCGTGTTTCTGATAAAGAGAAGTTAGATTCTAAGAAAATTGAATTTGATATAATGGAGAAGATTGCATTTCTTGGAGTTCGTATGTGTAAACCGATTAAATTTGAATTCTGCGGTGACGAAGTACATTCTATACACGAGTGGATAGATGGAAGAGATGCAATAGATACCATTTTAACTTATTCAGAAAACCAACAATACACTTACGGGATAGAAGCAGGAAGAATGCTTAGAAAGATTCATACAATTCCTGCTACAGAAGTTTGTGAAGACTGGGAAATCTTTTTTAATCGAAAAATTGATGATAAAATCTCCAAATACAAAGAATGTCCCGTCCAATATGAAAGTGGTCAACTCTTTATTGATTTTTTGGATAAAAACCGTGAACTGCTAAAGAATAGACCCCAAGTTTTGCAACATGGTGATTATCATATTGGAAATTTCATGATTGGAGAAGATCGTGAGATTTATGTCATTGACTTTGATCGTTTTGACTTTGGAGATCCTTGGGAGGAGTTCAATCGTATTGTGTGGTCAGCTCAAGTATCTCCCTCTTTTGCATCAGGTATGATAGATGGATATTTTGATGACAAGGTTCCAGATTTATTTTGGAAACTTCTTGCTGTTTACATTCTAAGTAACTTAATTGGAGCTCTTCCATGGGCTATTTCTTATGGAGAAGAAGAAGTATCAGTAATGCAAAATCAAGCAAAGGAAATTTTAGAATGGTATGATTATATGAACCGATTAGTCCCAAGTTGGTATATGAACAAGAATAATACTGAATAAGCGTTGGAATATCAATTTGGAAAAAGAAAATAATTAAATGAAATCTCAAGATAGAAACTAATATTAAGCCTTTTCTCCAAGGCTTTTTAATATTCTCTACTATACCTTTTATTCCCAAACTTAAACAATAGCTTGCAATCCTTTTTTTAAAATAGTATACTAGGGCTAGATTGTGGAATCGTTTGCATAAAGTTGCGATGAGTTTAAACAGAGAAATCTAGGAGATGAAAAGTATGGAATTAACAGCCATTTATCATAGACCGGAATCGGAGTATGCCTATCTTTATAAAGAAGGTCAAGTGCATATCAGAATTAGGACTAAGAAAGAGGATATAGAGAAAATCCTTTTGCACTATGGGGACCCCTTTATCTTTCTTGAGGATTCTTATGAAGATGTGAAAGAGATGGTCAAAGTGACCTCTGATGCCTTATTTGATTATTGGCAAGTAGCTGTTTCTGTGCGCTTTGCTAGGCTCCAGTATCTCTTTGAGCTGAGAGATAAAGAAGGTCAAAGTGTCTTGTATGGAGATAAAGGTTTCACTGCCAATATTCCAGAAAATCTTGCTTCGGAAGGAAACAGATTTAAACTCCCTTATATTCACGAAATTGATGGTTGCCAGGTTCCTGACTGGGTTTCAAAAACGGTCTGGTATCAGATTTTCCCAGAACGATTTGCCAATAGAAATTCTGAACTTTCACCAGAGGGATCTCTAGATTGGGATTCGTCTATCAGACCTAAAAGTAGTGATTTCTTTGGTGGGGACTTACAAGGAATTATTGATCATCTGGATTATTTGCAAGACTTGGGCATTACAGGGCTTTATCTCTGTCCCATCTTTGAATCTCCAAGCAATCACAAGTACAATACGACGGATTACTTTGAGATTGATCGACACTTTGGGGACAAGGAGACTTTCCGTCAACTGGTGGAGCAAGCTCATCTGCGTGGCATGAAGGTGATGCTGGATGCAGTTTTCAATCATATGGGCGATCAATCCGCTCAATGGCAGGATGTTCTCAAGCATGGTGAAAAGTCAGCTTACAAAGACTGGTTCCACATTCAAAAGTTCCCAGTGACGGATAACAAGCTTGTGAATCCAAAAGAACTGCCTTATCATACCTTTGCTTTTGCCAGCTATATGCCTAAGTTAAATACGGCAAATCCCGAGGTGAAAGACTATCTCTTAAGCGTTGCGACCTATTGGATTGAACATTTTGATATTGATGCGTGGCGACTGGACGTGGCCAATGAGGTTGATCATCAATTTTGGCGAGATTTTCGTAAGGCTGTTTTGGCCAAAAAGCCTGACCTTTATATTCTTGGAGAGGTTTGGCATACCTCTCAGCCTTGGTTGAATGGAGATGAGTTTCACGCGGTCATGAACTATCCTCTATCGGATAGTATCAAGGACTACTTTTTGAGCAGGCGCAAGAAGACCAGTCAATTTATAGCTGAGATTAACTGCCAGTCCATGTACTACAAGCAGCAGATTTCTGAGGTTATGTTTAATCTCTTGGATTCGCATGATACAGAGCGCATCTTGACGACTGCCAAAGGAGATATCCATCTTGTCAAATCCGCACTCGCCTTTCTCTTTTTACAAAGGGGAACGCCTTGTATCTATTATGGAACCGAGCTAGAATTGGACGGAGGTATGGACCCGGATTGTAGACGGGTCATGCCTTGGGATCGGGTTTCAAGTAGCAATGATATGCTCAATTTTATGAAGAACTTGATTCAGCTTCGCAAAGATGTTGCGGGCATTATTCAGTATGGGAAATTTACCCTGGAAGAAATCAAGCCTAATGTGCTGGCTTTAGAATGGCAACATGATCATCAAGTAATCCGAGCCATTTTTAATCAGTCGAATGAGAATTATCTTTTAGACAGAGATTCAGCTGATTTAGTGAGTCATTGCCAAACTGATGACCAGCAAGTTGTCATCTTACCAAAGGGATTTGTAGTTTATTGTGATGAGTCTCGCATTTGAGATGTGTTTAACTAATATCTTAATCCCATGATGTATTCTAAATAAGATAAGAGAAGTCGGAAGATTATTCTATTTTTGTAATTACTGTAATTATCTGTTATAATATCCCTAAGGAGGAAGCAAGATGGCAGTAAAAACTAGAAAACAAGGGAATTCTATAACAATAACGATTCCAAGTGAATTTAATATTCCGAGTGGCGTGCATTACGATGCTAAATTGTTACCGAGTGGCGAAATTGTCTTTACTCCAGAAAAGACTGAAAATCAGGTTACTTAT
This window of the Streptococcus sanguinis genome carries:
- a CDS encoding glycoside hydrolase family 13 protein, whose product is MELTAIYHRPESEYAYLYKEGQVHIRIRTKKEDIEKILLHYGDPFIFLEDSYEDVKEMVKVTSDALFDYWQVAVSVRFARLQYLFELRDKEGQSVLYGDKGFTANIPENLASEGNRFKLPYIHEIDGCQVPDWVSKTVWYQIFPERFANRNSELSPEGSLDWDSSIRPKSSDFFGGDLQGIIDHLDYLQDLGITGLYLCPIFESPSNHKYNTTDYFEIDRHFGDKETFRQLVEQAHLRGMKVMLDAVFNHMGDQSAQWQDVLKHGEKSAYKDWFHIQKFPVTDNKLVNPKELPYHTFAFASYMPKLNTANPEVKDYLLSVATYWIEHFDIDAWRLDVANEVDHQFWRDFRKAVLAKKPDLYILGEVWHTSQPWLNGDEFHAVMNYPLSDSIKDYFLSRRKKTSQFIAEINCQSMYYKQQISEVMFNLLDSHDTERILTTAKGDIHLVKSALAFLFLQRGTPCIYYGTELELDGGMDPDCRRVMPWDRVSSSNDMLNFMKNLIQLRKDVAGIIQYGKFTLEEIKPNVLALEWQHDHQVIRAIFNQSNENYLLDRDSADLVSHCQTDDQQVVILPKGFVVYCDESRI
- a CDS encoding aminoglycoside phosphotransferase family protein; the protein is MEFISKIAINKGWSDDKKYCVTNHQNHQKYLLRVSDKEKLDSKKIEFDIMEKIAFLGVRMCKPIKFEFCGDEVHSIHEWIDGRDAIDTILTYSENQQYTYGIEAGRMLRKIHTIPATEVCEDWEIFFNRKIDDKISKYKECPVQYESGQLFIDFLDKNRELLKNRPQVLQHGDYHIGNFMIGEDREIYVIDFDRFDFGDPWEEFNRIVWSAQVSPSFASGMIDGYFDDKVPDLFWKLLAVYILSNLIGALPWAISYGEEEVSVMQNQAKEILEWYDYMNRLVPSWYMNKNNTE
- a CDS encoding AbrB family transcriptional regulator → MAVKTRKQGNSITITIPSEFNIPSGVHYDAKLLPSGEIVFTPEKTENQVTYISDESFELDLDHIFDEYDDIFKALVEK